A window from Anaerobaca lacustris encodes these proteins:
- a CDS encoding nucleoside 2-deoxyribosyltransferase: MYKIYCAGPLFNPKEREEMGQIASTLEDAGYSVFLPQRDGLEFAELFPWFQQKGIPAAEAQRILNMAIFSLDVFQIMDSQGLVLNMNGRVPDEGAMVEAGIAWAHNKAVVIFRSDRRSLIEGNCNPLVLGLSDFSCIDSYDGIPGAFETKFAIMAEHNLLARAHGFEAATASGREISSYLASERSRGDIAELLIDLFKERICQVFEDVKGSCSQADMQP, from the coding sequence GTGTACAAGATCTATTGCGCCGGCCCCCTTTTCAACCCGAAGGAACGAGAGGAAATGGGGCAGATCGCCTCGACTCTTGAAGACGCGGGCTATTCCGTCTTTTTGCCGCAAAGGGACGGGCTGGAATTTGCCGAGCTCTTTCCTTGGTTTCAGCAAAAAGGCATTCCTGCTGCGGAGGCGCAGAGGATCCTCAATATGGCGATTTTCTCGCTCGACGTGTTCCAGATTATGGATAGCCAAGGCCTTGTGCTCAATATGAATGGACGCGTGCCTGATGAGGGAGCGATGGTGGAAGCCGGGATTGCGTGGGCCCACAACAAGGCCGTTGTTATATTCCGGAGTGACAGACGATCTCTAATCGAGGGCAACTGCAATCCCTTAGTTCTTGGGCTCTCCGATTTCTCCTGTATCGACAGTTACGATGGCATTCCAGGTGCATTCGAGACGAAGTTTGCCATCATGGCGGAGCATAACCTGTTGGCGCGTGCTCATGGTTTCGAGGCCGCGACCGCGAGCGGAAGAGAGATTAGCAGTTACTTGGCGTCCGAAAGGTCACGGGGGGACATTGCCGAGTTATTGATTGATCTTTTCAAGGAGAGGATATGCCAGGTTTTCGAAGATGTGAAAGGGAGTTGTTCCCAAGCAGACATGCAACCATAG
- a CDS encoding lipopolysaccharide kinase InaA family protein, with translation MGFSVNDMQWNLAAGPGDAVASESFSTLDRVFDLDGPRVSHGGLCHVIKLHLGGRDYYVKRYQNRGKHLLKAFGRNRAATEHHNLAYFARLGIPVPRVVAHGGVRHFGLLRRGAIITEGVPNATDLQTLARTRPNLLANRNWVFAVMRLVADYTRRIHKDGFTHRDLKWRNVLAETGETPQIFFFDCPSGRHVSRLRRRHFILRDIAGLDRLAKRYLSRPMRLRFYLWYRNRTHLTREDRRLIAKIVTYHNRR, from the coding sequence ATGGGATTCTCTGTCAACGACATGCAGTGGAACCTCGCCGCCGGCCCAGGAGATGCGGTGGCGTCAGAGTCGTTTTCGACGCTCGACCGCGTCTTCGACCTGGACGGCCCGCGGGTCTCGCACGGCGGGCTCTGTCACGTCATCAAGCTGCATCTTGGCGGCCGGGACTACTATGTCAAGCGCTATCAAAACAGGGGCAAGCACCTTCTCAAGGCGTTCGGCCGCAATCGGGCCGCGACCGAGCACCACAACCTTGCCTATTTCGCACGGCTGGGGATCCCCGTGCCGCGCGTTGTCGCGCACGGGGGTGTGCGTCATTTCGGGCTGCTGCGTCGCGGGGCGATCATCACGGAGGGCGTTCCCAACGCAACGGACCTGCAAACCCTGGCCCGCACACGACCGAATCTTCTTGCCAACCGGAATTGGGTGTTCGCCGTCATGCGGCTGGTGGCCGACTACACCCGGCGCATCCACAAGGACGGCTTTACGCACAGAGACCTGAAATGGCGGAACGTCCTGGCCGAGACCGGCGAGACGCCCCAGATCTTCTTCTTCGATTGTCCGAGCGGCCGGCACGTATCGCGCCTGCGGCGCAGGCATTTCATCCTTCGAGATATCGCAGGGCTCGATCGGCTGGCGAAGAGGTATCTGTCCCGACCGATGCGATTGCGGTTCTATCTCTGGTACCGCAATCGGACTCACCTGACGAGAGAGGATAGAAGGCTCATTGCGAAGATCGTGACGTATCACAACCGTCGCTAA
- a CDS encoding D-mannonate epimerase codes for MLYYRRGKENDRLSTEDLRQGLIEALERLGKRRKVLALPPDITRFYSRAGELTRCAWQYYGQTLTDILPAVGTHFAMTEPEIRRMFGDVPVGLFREHDWRGGLATLGEVPGEFVKEVSEGRLDFPWPAQVDRLLVEGGFDLILSIGQVVPHEVVGMANYNKNVFVGTGGVEGINKSHYLGAVYGMERMMGRADTPVRRVLNYASDHFGRDLPVVYVHTVVGPSKNGLVTRGLFVGDDIECFHLAADLSLKVNFEMLDEPLKKVVVYLEPEEFKSTWLGNKSIYRTRMAMADGGELIVLAPGLREFGEDKQIDALIRKYGYVGTDKVLQLVDENEDLRANLSAAAHLIHGSTEGRFRVTYCPGHLTRQQIESINFQYADLAEMITRYDPKKLRNGFNTVAGEEVFYIANPGLGLWSTRARFQ; via the coding sequence ATGCTCTACTACCGTCGCGGCAAGGAAAACGACCGTCTCAGCACTGAAGACCTTAGGCAAGGCCTCATCGAGGCGCTCGAAAGGCTGGGCAAGAGACGCAAGGTCCTCGCCTTGCCGCCGGACATCACGCGGTTCTACTCGCGGGCCGGCGAATTGACTCGCTGCGCGTGGCAATACTACGGCCAAACGCTGACGGACATCCTGCCGGCGGTGGGGACGCATTTCGCGATGACCGAGCCGGAGATCCGGCGGATGTTCGGCGACGTCCCGGTCGGGCTTTTCCGCGAGCACGACTGGCGCGGAGGGCTCGCGACGCTGGGCGAGGTGCCGGGCGAGTTCGTCAAAGAGGTCAGCGAAGGCAGGCTGGATTTCCCATGGCCGGCCCAGGTGGACAGGCTGCTGGTCGAGGGCGGGTTCGACCTGATCCTGTCGATCGGACAGGTCGTGCCGCACGAAGTGGTGGGCATGGCCAACTACAACAAGAACGTCTTCGTCGGCACCGGCGGGGTCGAAGGGATCAACAAGAGCCATTACCTCGGCGCCGTCTACGGGATGGAGCGGATGATGGGCCGGGCCGACACGCCCGTTCGCCGGGTGTTGAACTACGCCTCCGATCACTTCGGCCGCGACCTGCCGGTCGTGTACGTGCACACGGTGGTCGGCCCGAGCAAAAACGGCCTCGTCACCCGGGGCCTGTTCGTCGGCGACGACATCGAGTGCTTCCACCTCGCGGCCGATCTGTCATTGAAGGTCAACTTCGAAATGCTCGACGAGCCGCTCAAGAAAGTGGTCGTCTATCTCGAACCGGAAGAGTTCAAGAGCACATGGCTGGGCAACAAGAGCATCTACCGCACGCGGATGGCGATGGCCGACGGGGGCGAGCTGATCGTCCTGGCGCCGGGCCTGCGCGAGTTCGGCGAGGACAAGCAGATCGATGCGCTGATCCGCAAGTACGGCTACGTCGGCACCGACAAGGTGCTCCAATTGGTCGATGAAAACGAGGACCTGCGGGCCAACCTCAGCGCCGCCGCGCACCTGATCCACGGCTCGACCGAGGGCCGCTTCCGCGTCACCTACTGCCCGGGCCATCTGACGAGACAGCAGATCGAGAGCATCAACTTTCAATACGCCGACCTGGCGGAGATGATAACCCGGTACGACCCGAAGAAACTCAGAAACGGCTTCAACACCGTCGCCGGCGAAGAGGTCTTCTACATCGCCAACCCCGGCCTCGGCCTCTGGTCCACTCGCGCCCGCTTTCAGTAG
- a CDS encoding 3-keto-disaccharide hydrolase: MKRRPGVTKSICCLCAATLIVAAGAYAAAQVRKYGVHDMSRPRPPVVTPAERFGQPPSDAIVLFDGTDLSQWQKGDGSPATWEIVDDYMTVTRKAGSIRTKQSFGSCQLHVEWRTPEGIPAAVTGQNRSNSGVFFMGRYEVQILDSYTDDDYQTNKTYADGQAAAIYGSHPPMVNVARAPGQWQSYDIAFVRPVFDDDGNVVRKARITVFHNGVCVHNNLEIEGTTSHKTKARYTPHGDGPIGLQDHGNPISFRNIWIRELPEQPYLIE, from the coding sequence ATGAAACGAAGACCCGGCGTGACCAAGTCGATCTGTTGCCTGTGTGCCGCGACGCTGATTGTTGCGGCGGGGGCCTACGCGGCCGCTCAGGTCCGCAAATACGGCGTCCACGACATGAGCCGTCCGAGGCCGCCCGTGGTGACGCCGGCCGAGCGGTTCGGGCAGCCGCCTTCCGACGCCATCGTCCTGTTCGACGGCACCGATCTGTCGCAGTGGCAGAAGGGCGACGGCAGCCCGGCGACGTGGGAGATCGTCGATGACTACATGACCGTTACCAGGAAAGCGGGCAGCATTCGGACGAAGCAGTCGTTCGGCAGTTGCCAGTTGCACGTTGAGTGGCGTACGCCGGAGGGCATACCAGCCGCAGTGACCGGGCAGAACCGCAGCAACAGCGGGGTGTTCTTCATGGGCCGCTACGAGGTGCAGATCCTCGATTCCTACACCGACGACGACTACCAGACGAACAAGACGTACGCCGACGGTCAGGCGGCCGCGATTTACGGGTCGCATCCACCGATGGTCAACGTCGCTCGCGCGCCGGGCCAATGGCAGAGCTACGACATCGCCTTTGTGCGGCCCGTCTTCGACGACGACGGCAACGTGGTGCGCAAGGCCCGTATCACCGTCTTCCACAACGGCGTCTGCGTGCACAACAACCTGGAGATCGAAGGGACCACCTCGCACAAGACCAAGGCCCGATACACCCCGCACGGCGACGGCCCGATCGGCCTGCAGGACCACGGCAACCCGATCAGCTTCCGCAACATCTGGATTCGCGAACTGCCCGAGCAGCCCTACCTGATCGAATAG
- a CDS encoding deoxyguanosinetriphosphate triphosphohydrolase family protein, with product MPGFRRCERELFPSRHATIVTRGRRTPQHPDDFRTEFQRDVHRIIYSQSFRRLRHKAQVFYFPQNDHISTRMDHVRFVASAARTVARCLGLNEDLAEAIGLAHDIGHAPFGHQGEDFLTEIIRMNPPLEAKIPAFSHEVYGLRVVDHIAKRDSEKPGLNLTWEVRDGIISHCGEDYKAYKIAPGSIHKDLENIKSRAEAGNPATLEGCIVRLIDKIAYAGKDIEDAMEAGIIKREDVPDRFRNELGTTNGQIIGKFIEDMIRNSNGRDYICISAELGDLLRDLIQYNRDHIYKSPEAEGYQTQASKGIKHLFYDLSTELRSRDRFRDSHNPDPYENDSVPPVYRFLRDFISKDMKDVYPSGDPDELIVLDFIAGMTDSFAIRSVSDVFIPKMTV from the coding sequence ATGCCAGGTTTTCGAAGATGTGAAAGGGAGTTGTTCCCAAGCAGACATGCAACCATAGTCACTCGCGGCAGGCGAACGCCTCAGCACCCCGATGACTTCCGCACGGAATTTCAGCGGGATGTGCATAGGATCATCTACTCGCAGTCATTCCGGCGGTTGCGCCACAAAGCACAGGTCTTCTATTTCCCTCAGAACGACCATATCAGCACGCGGATGGACCATGTAAGGTTTGTCGCGTCGGCCGCTCGGACTGTCGCCCGGTGCCTTGGCCTGAACGAAGACCTGGCGGAGGCCATAGGCCTCGCCCATGATATTGGTCATGCCCCTTTCGGCCATCAAGGAGAGGATTTCCTTACGGAGATCATAAGGATGAATCCTCCGCTTGAGGCGAAGATACCAGCGTTTTCACATGAGGTGTATGGCCTGCGGGTGGTCGATCACATCGCCAAGCGAGACAGCGAGAAGCCTGGACTGAACCTTACCTGGGAAGTGCGAGACGGCATCATCTCGCACTGCGGAGAAGACTACAAGGCCTACAAGATTGCCCCTGGATCGATCCACAAGGACTTGGAGAATATCAAATCTCGGGCTGAAGCAGGCAATCCTGCGACGCTTGAAGGGTGTATTGTCCGCCTGATTGACAAGATCGCTTATGCGGGCAAGGACATCGAGGACGCGATGGAGGCTGGAATCATCAAGAGGGAGGATGTACCCGATAGGTTCCGCAATGAGCTTGGCACCACCAACGGCCAGATAATAGGGAAGTTCATTGAGGATATGATCCGAAACAGCAATGGCAGAGACTACATCTGTATCTCTGCTGAGTTGGGGGACTTGCTCCGCGATCTCATCCAGTATAATCGTGACCACATCTACAAGAGTCCTGAGGCCGAAGGATACCAAACTCAAGCGAGCAAGGGTATCAAGCACCTGTTCTACGACCTTTCAACGGAGCTCAGGAGCAGAGACCGTTTCCGCGACAGCCACAATCCTGATCCATATGAGAACGATTCAGTTCCGCCCGTGTACAGGTTCCTGCGGGACTTCATCAGCAAGGACATGAAAGACGTGTATCCTTCTGGGGACCCTGACGAGTTGATCGTCCTCGACTTCATAGCCGGCATGACGGATAGTTTCGCAATTCGTTCTGTATCCGATGTTTTCATTCCCAAGATGACAGTGTGA